Within the Flavobacterium sp. N502536 genome, the region GAGTAATCGGTCATAACCCCAATGCGATCTCCGGTTGAATGTCGTACTCTTTCTGCAGCTGATAAGCCAGCTGATTTGCTTTCTGGTTTACAGCAGCATAGGTATATTTTTTTTCTTTATGAACTAAAGCGATGTTATGCGGAGTTGCAGCAACCTGCTCTTCAAAAACAGCAATGACAGTGGTTTCAATCCTTTGTTCGGCTTCTCCCGAAAATTCCAGTAATTGCTGTTTCTCAGCTTCGGTGATGCATTCTGTTTCATTCACGATAGTATCAATCAAATCGCTTATATTTTCCAGTATATACGTATAGTACTGAACCAGATTTTCGATGAAAGAAGCAGCATATTTTGCCGCATCATAATGTATCTTTATCGCTTCGTGACCCGCGTGAGTATCATCTATTTCCAGACAAAGTTTGGCCTGAGCAATGCGGTTGTTTTTAGGATTTAATTTAGTATAGGCAAACGCATAATGAAGGTATTCTTCCTGAGTCAGTTCAAGATTCAGAAATTCATTTTCAATTAATTCAAAATCAATAGCTTCATAAAGCAGTGTATCTTCAATCTCTTTTTTGGTGGTATTTATTACATCTCTTAAAGTAGCGGTATTGGATATCGCGGTATGATAAAATAGTACGCTGTCTTTTTCCTGAGGTTCGTTCTGCAAAGAAAAAGGAGATGAAGCCACCCAA harbors:
- a CDS encoding condensation domain-containing protein; the encoded protein is MKDKKIIQDYWFNKIKQYSNDTNHLLSKYEQIPSGSYSILLKSSCLDKVYKLSGGNVLAAGTIYLSVFNALLKRYTNSDSIWVASSPFSLQNEPQEKDSVLFYHTAISNTATLRDVINTTKKEIEDTLLYEAIDFELIENEFLNLELTQEEYLHYAFAYTKLNPKNNRIAQAKLCLEIDDTHAGHEAIKIHYDAAKYAASFIENLVQYYTYILENISDLIDTIVNETECITEAEKQQLLEFSGEAEQRIETTVIAVFEEQVAATPHNIALVHKEKKYTYAAVNQKANQLAYQLQKEYDIQPEIALGL